One segment of Purpureocillium takamizusanense chromosome 7, complete sequence DNA contains the following:
- a CDS encoding uncharacterized protein (EggNog:ENOG503Q6A2~COG:O): MASPLGSRSTRSAAQLPTDAQRSNAAPANSPQRRSSWRSFVPQLRQQASSSSSRNPSSLRGASAATAPSSSSFSSSSARAQRGTGGVGVAWPPSVTTLLNQNRRQRTPETPVNRTLAYTWGSDNLDDASPAMPPIYGGDTTEDGQYLSALADAEFSSPSGYPSFVNPPTGEDPHARQAPGQPHQAAATYPSSAAPPRRTSACGRAVPAAPSRSTTQLTTSSVCESQNTLFTNDPGDELLTSQSTQSSFADMPTSANLRGILNEGPDHARASKRRRVTGAAADNSADVDHLVLPVPSDDDDLFGENENPPPDGDDLATIDLTEANEVPEDLKKPELDNRIKLSAFQCVICMDDVTTLTVTHCGQHSPPLLTADRRPANSCRQKGHLFCQQCLHSSLHVDTTRGKCPMCRAKIDMKPRPTYSSKTKGFWPLELKLMTKTKQGKRKVGEMT; encoded by the coding sequence ATGGCATCACCCTTGGGCTCTCGCTCCACCCGATCTGCCGCACAGTTGCCGACCGACGCACAGCGATCGAATGCTGCTCCTGCAAATTCTCCCCAGCGACGAAGTAGTTGGCGGTCTTTTGTCCCACAGTTACGCCAACAagcgtcgtcttcgtcctcccGAAACCCGTCCTCGCTTCGCGGCGCttctgccgccaccgccccctcgtcctcctccttctcctcctcttctgcaCGCGCGCAACgaggcacgggcggcgtAGGCGTTGCTTGGCCGCCCTCGGTCACCACGCTTTTGAACCAGAATCGGCGTCAGAGAACCCCCGAGACACCTGTGAATCGCACCCTCGCCTACACGTGGGGCAGTGATAACCTGGACGACGCCTCTccggcgatgccgcccatctacggcggcgacaccaccgAAGACGGCCAATATCTCAgcgcccttgccgacgccgaattctcctcgccctcgggctACCCTTCCTTCGTGAATCCACCGACTGGCGAAGATCCCCACGCGCGCCAGGCTCCCGGCCAGCCTcaccaggccgccgccacataccccagctccgccgcccctccccgccgcaCTTCCGCCTGcggccgtgccgtgcccgccgccccttcaCGATCCACGACCCAACTCACCACGTCAAGCGTGTGCGAGTCTCAAAACACCCTCTTCACCAACGACCCCGGCGACGAGTTGCTCACGTCCCAGAGCACCCAGAGCTCCTTCGCCGACATGCCCACGTCGGCCAACCTTCGGGGCATCCTCAACGAGGGCCCCGACCACGCTCGTGCTTCGAAGCGCCGTCGAGTCACCGGTGCGGCTGCCGACAACTCTGCGGATGTGGACCATCTGGTTTTGCCAGTAccgtccgacgacgacgatctcTTTGGAGAGAACGAAAATCCACcccccgacggcgacgatctCGCGACGATCGACCTGACCGAGGCCAACGAGGTGCCCGAGGACTTGAAGAAGCCAGAATTGGACAACCGCATCAAGCTGTCGGCCTTTCAGTGCGTCATTTGCATGGACGATGTCACCACCCTAACTGTCACGCATTGCGGTCAGcattcccctccccttctcaCCGCGGACCGCCGGCCCGCTAACTCGTGTCGTCAAAAAGGCCACTTGTTTTGCCAGCAATGCCTGCACTCCTCGCTCCACGTGGACACCACGCGCGGCAAGTGTCCCATGTGCCGGGCGAAAATTGACATGAAGCCCCGGCCCACGTACAGCTCCAAGACGAAGGGCTTCTGGCCGCTGGAGCTGAAGCtcatgacgaagacgaagcagGGCAAGCGCAAGGTCGGTGAGATGACCTGA
- a CDS encoding uncharacterized protein (COG:S~EggNog:ENOG503NWZB~BUSCO:EOG092604ML): MAEVTILDALQAFHRELIALGGGYGDGVECLNNEPLVQTFLKELERLWDSPPKSDQSRNKLKSGEISLDGSDYTVNDKFQQDALLLSDEIDIDELDAARCLLDSQEDPPVLGRPLLECGIIRFHQQRKYVLDSLRLLLELEDGDDDAQDSAAVDTIRMFVAARLFQSGGGSGSKRYVPRCMAAMAKIRTWLQRIGDKIAAAQTLGQGNGDQISEQMETIEFSRLSLIQQHELLGVVLCRCVEKRQAATSDFLDFISVLKRAEKYETLLVHLMPAVGAYVSLFGSTEGGYDLISVRELNDKLFPPSGDSGWRLPQLQAAFRAWWLAEYSGFYVDDPPEAAIPPNTDLDEEDRQRSKQFLEALKDGAFEWILAVAGDVRSPDWHDPVRMGMRNWLQRRSTALPTEAIQFSNFFQNCLMSHLEVLVDAFISNLPDVLRKLRVEEDEQRSLSQTHEQDLDLERFLLIIAYAYEGRPDAATTFWSDPDSNLAGFMHWASRRASTPLVTAFCEMLQAIAENEESATAAHEFLLDEGIHSSGKIRRTQSLTWAQIFKELDFYSDRIRQKPAPAQTVKYRGTKAPSELVETEPESAMMLECYMRLITKLSTESETVRTFLLLNPGYNLVDMLYELASSPIPSRLRGCVFMALRALVNRKTTQESQTMWNCLETWITGGYANPTAGPIRQAQPTPLVSTERILDEMSNGFEDPVSFIHLLVALVSPARDSSPLNDSLPFPESLGSSSRYPGIEVYVDFVMGLVFATKSQDLEDKHQIRVLRLSCLEFMLTCLSTFNEDLIVMANETNIQIDSVIATTDLATYVCKHPFARVMEWMFNDKVMTSLFNTIHQEPADVGNAAPDSPLILGILRAVEVITKVLDLEATYLDLVRPLIKLQSGQRRQPVANAAYASFQDGLVTRLNLVVDLGNYCGIGHPDLTLACLKLLEKMASSSKITATWSGSSKGSHRNKAIVALEANGEHEAISRSFGSELMAPLEAQREAESPNYIIKIYILDFLLQCLHTTPKEPTIAHLLLGFTCGVDSLSIDNRGSFMTRTSLFHSLVRLLFEVPSADTQGMRHWLIALKSRVMRILHILWSSPLSSQLVINELRDNEFLFHLLIRESVIQPDVPWEGQNVATIHFPMTDGAPTLIDFLTLRSLTLEYIAMELCMISQGRMPSVKRRIYDALNGQVIGDGNQPIQTPTVFDLYDFLLPDGLWDAPAPQLAFYNDLDVSVCVETDADLNEVYNVDRVKEILLLKRSEKQGRGTLIAAQDLVLIEREEILIQDYLLSSNRQKQVGTQCLQVLKSWTKLLLIMVECNDFKGTAQTSFFLQALQAILPSLETFASDRPAEALELAKLARVLLFKLDVANTDDSDNPSIGNLVSDKLYQLFQICLQAIGKWAGSPGLRSVYYEICYRYLTGVSEQGPLSSTRPKTTKTIQVYGERLINVICDDAYCGEPTCQAAAFIFLNALVNVGRHEGDNHVIETLNRLNFIGILVDSLRNIMQEWHETFSSGYTDQQNFQNARLALLLQMAQSRAGAKYILYANLFRTIENSGLFAADPELQSNASNSHALEQHYDLLAKISRVIGAALLSRGSHNAVQGRKFLTDHRMLVTHTLKRSAGIGSAGVAESLDERIGDLADALMVIIAATGFLEFENEATASSTKPDLSLFH, from the exons ATGGCCGAGGTAACAATACTGGACGCCTTGCAGGCTTTCCACCGAGAGCTTATTGCTCTTGGCGGTGGCtatggcgacggcgtcgagtgCCTGAACAACGAGCCTCTAGTTCAGACTTTCCTCAAGGAGCTGGAAAGACTATGGGACAGCCCGCCAAAGAGCGATCAGAGCCGCAACAAGCTCAAGTCAG GCGAGATTTCCCTCGATGGCAGCGACTACACGGTCAACGACAAGTTCCAGCAAGACGCGCTGCTCCTCTCCGACGAAATCGACATTGATGAGCTGGACGCGGCTCGGTGTCTGCTCGACTCACAGGAGGACCCCCCTGTGCTGGGGCGGCCGCTTCTTGAGTGCGGCATCATCCGATTCCACCAGCAACGGAAGTACGTTCTTGACTCGCTGCGACTGCTCCTCGAACTGgaagacggcgatgacgatgcccaAGATTCAGCCGCCGTCGATACCATCCGCATGTTTGTCGCCGCTCGGCTTTTCCAGTCTGGCGGTGGCAGTGGGTCAAAACGCTACGTGCCGAGGtgcatggccgccatggccaagatTCGAACCTGGCTGCAACGGATAGGGGACAAGATCGCCGCGGCGCAAACCCTGGGCCAAGGAAACGGCGACCAGATATCCGAACAGATGGAGACCATCGAGTTCTCGCGCCTGAGTTTGATTCAGCAGCACGAGCTTCTTGGTGTCGTTCTCTGTCGCTGCGTCGAGAAGCGACAGGCCGCTACGTCCGATTTCCTTGATTTCATCTCCGTTCTTAAAAGAGCCGAAAAGTACGAGACATTGCTCGTGCACCTCATGCCGGCTGTTGGCGCCTACGTCTCGCTCTTTGGGTCTACGGAAGGTGGCTACGATCTCATCAGCGTCCGAGAGCTCAACGACAAGCTCTTTCCGCCCTCCGGCGACTCTGGCTGGCGTCTCCCGCAACTACAGGCCGCATTCCGGGCCTGGTGGCTAGCCGAGTACAGCGGATTCTACGTCGATGACCCGCCCGAGGCTGCGATACCTCCCAATACCGATCTTGACGAGG AGGACCGCCAAAGATCCAAACAATTCCTCGAGGCCTTGAAAGACGGTGCCTTCGAATGGATCCTGGCCGTAGCAGGGGACGTGAGATCTCCCGACTGGCACGACCCGGTTCGCATGGGTATGCGAAACTGGCTGCAAAGGAGATCGACTGCTCTGCCTACCGAGGCAATCCAGTTCTCCAACTTCTTCCAAAACTGCCTCATGTCACACCTTGAGGTTTTGGTAGACGCATTCATCTCTAACCTGCCAGACGTCCTACGAAAATTGCGGGTGGAGGAAGACGAACAACGGTCGTTGAGTCAGACCCACGAGCAGGATCTAGACTTGGAAAGGTTTTTGCTCATCATCGCCTATGCCTATGAGGGACGCCCGGATGCCGCTACGACGTTCTGGTCTGACCCAGACAGTAACCTTGCCGGCTTCATGCACTGGGCGTCTCGAAGAGCCTCAACCCCGCTGGTGACGGCCTTCTGCGAGATGTTGCAGGCCATCGCTGAGAATGAGGAaagcgccacggccgcccatGAGTTCCTTCTCGACGAAGGCATTCACTCATCCGGAAAAATAAGGCGAACGCAGTCTTTGACCTGGGCCCAGATTTTCAAAGAACTTGACTTCTATTCGGATAGAATCCGGCAGAAGCCCGCTCCGGCGCAAACTGTCAAATACCGCGGTACGAAGGCCCCAAGCGAGCTGGTGGAAACCGAGCCTGAGTCTGCGATGATGCTGGAATGCTACATGCGCCTTATCACCAAACTGTCAACCGAAAGCGAGACGGTGAGGACTTTCCTCCTGCTGAACCCAGGGTATAATCTCGTCGACATGCTCTATGAGCTAGCCAGCAGCCCGATACCGTCCCGGCTCCGAGGCTGTGTGTTCATGGCGCTCAGGGCCCTAGTGAATCGCAAAACGACTCAGGAGAGCCAAACAATGTGGAACTGCCTGGAGACGTGGATCACCGGCGGCTATGCTAATCCCACAGCGGGGCCGATCCGGCAGGCTCAGCCGACACCTCTCGTCTCAACGGAGAGGATTCTCGATGAGATGAGCAACGGCTTCGAAGACCCCGTGTCGTTCATCCACCTGTTGGTTGCGTTGGTGTCGCCGGCACGGGATAGCAGCCCCTTGAACGACTCTCTGCCCTTTCCCGAGAGTCTGGGGTCTAGCTCGCGTTATCCAGGCATTGAAGTTTACGTTGACTTCGTCATGGGACTCGTCTTCGCGACCAAGTCTCAGGATCTCGAGGACAAGCACCAGATTCGGGTCCTAAGGTTGAGCTGCCTCGAGTTCATGCTCACCTGCTTGTCGACTTTCAACGAAGATCTCATCGTGATGGCGAACGAGACCAACATCCAGATCGACTCCGTTATTGCGACCACCGATCTCGCCACCTACGTTTGCAAGCATCCGTTTGCTAGAGTCATGGAGTGGATGTTCAACGACAAGGTCATGACGTCCTTGTTCAACACCATTCATCAGGAGCCGGCAGATGTCGGCAACGCAGCTCCCGACTCACCCCTCATCCTGGGCatcctgcgcgccgtcgaggtcatcACTAAGGTGCTGGACCTTGAAGCAACCTATCTCGACTTGGTGAGGCCGCTCATCAAACTTCAATCTGGTCAGCGACGTCAGCCTGTTGCCAATGCTGCCTATGCCTCCTTTCAAGATGGTCTCGTTACGAGGCTGAATCTTGTAGTCGACCTGGGTAATTATTGTGGTATTGGCCACCCCGACCTCACTTTAGCTTGCCTAAAGTTGCTGGAGAAgatggcatcgtcatccaAGATAACCGCAACATGGTCCGGGTCGAGCAAAGGGTCGCACCGGAATAAGGCCATCGTGGCCTTGGAAGCCAACGGAGAGCATGAGGCCATCTCGAGGTCTTTTGGATCAGAGCTTATGGCTCCGTTGGAAGCACAACGCGAAGCAGAATCGCCGAACTACATCATCAAAATCTACATTCTCGACTTTTTGCTGCAGTGCCTTCACACGACGCCAAAAGAGCCAACTATTGCTCACCTCTTGTTGGGGTTCACGTGCGGCGTGGACTCTCTGTCAATCGACAACAGAGGCTCTTTTATGACTCGCACTTCCCTGTTCCACTCTTTGGTGAGACTTCTCTTTGAGGTCCCATCTGCCGACACTCAAGGCATGAGGCACTGGCTCATCGCCCTCAAATCGAGGGTTATGCGGATTCTGCACATTTTGTGGAGTTCGCCTCTCTCATCACAACTCGTCATCAACGAGCTCCGAGACAACGAGTTTCTCTTCCACCTGCTCATTCGCGAGTCCGTGATTCAGCCCGACGTCCCCTGGGAGGGCCAGAACGTTGCCACCATCCATTTCCCAATGACGGACGGAGCACCGACGCTGATCGACTTCTTGACGCTTCGAAGCTTGACCCTCGAGTATATTGCCATGGAGCTTTGCATGATCTCCCAGGGGCGCATGCCCAGCGTCAAGAGGCGAATATATGATGCACTGAACGGACAAGTAATTGGCGATGGCAATCAGCCAATACAAACTCCAACCGTCTTCGACTTGTACGACTTTCTCCTTCCAGATGGCCTCTGGGACGCTCCAGCTCCGCAGCTTGCGTTCTACAATGATCTAGATGTCTCCGTATGTGTGGAGACAGACGCCGATCTGAATGAGGTGTACAATGTGGACCGCGTCAAGGAAATACTACTTCTCAAGCGAAGCGAGAAGCAGGGGCGAGGCACATTGATCGCTGCGCAGGATCTTGTCTTGATAGAAAGAGAGGAAATTCTGATTCAAGATTACCTCCTGTCGTCCAACAGACAGAAGCAAGTCGGCACGCAATGCCTTCAAGTGCTGAAGTCTTGGACCAAGCTACTGCTTATCATGGTCGAGTGCAACGACTTCAAGGGGACCGCGCAGACCTCCTTCTTCCTTCAAGCCCTGCAGGCCATTCTCCCCAGCCTAGAAACGTTCGCGTCTGATCGTCCGGCAGAAGCTCTCGAACTAGCCAAGCTCGCACGGGTGCTTCTGTTCAAGCTGGATGTGGCCAACACCGACGACTCGGATAACCCGTCGATTGGCAATTTGGTCAGCGATAAGCTCTACCAACTGTTCCAGATCTGTCTTCAAGCGATTGGTAAATGGGCTGGGTCACCAGGGCTGAGATCCGTGTACTACGAGATTTGCTATCGCTACCTAACGGGAGTCTCAGAACAAGGGCCACTCAGCTCGACCCGGCCCAAGACGACCAAGACGATACAAGTCTACGGCGAGAGACTCATCAATGTCATCTGCGACGATGCGTATTGCGGTGAGCCCACCTGTCAGGCTGCGGCGTTCATCTTTTTAAATGCCCTGGTCAACGTCGGCAGGCACGAGGGTGACAACCATGTTATCGAGACACTGAACCGGCTCAACTTCATTGGGATCTTGGTCGACTCGTTGCGGAACATCATGCAGGAATGGCACGAAACCTTTTCATCGG GATACACGGACCAGCAAAACTTTCAAAatgcccgtctcgcgctTCTGCTGCAGATGGCGCAGTCGCGAGCAGGCGCCAAGTACATACTCTATGCCAACTTGTTCCGGACGATTGAGAATTCGGGCCTCTTCGCCGCGGACCCCGAGCTACAAAGCAACGCGAGCAACTCTCATGCCCTGGAGCAGCATTACGACTTGCTGGCCAAGATCAGTCGGGTTAtcggcgccgcgcttctCAGCCGAGGAAGCCACAACGCGGTCCAGGGCCGCAAGTTCCTGACGGACCATCGAATGCTCGTGACGCACACACTGAAGCGTAGCGCCGGCATTGGCAGCGCCGGCGTTGCCGAATCTCTGGACGAGAGGATTGGCGACCTGGCGGATGCCCTGATGGTCATCATTGCTGCGACGGGTTTCCTGGAG TTTGAGAACGAAGCTACCGCGAGCTCGACTAAGCCGGATCTCAGCTTGTTCCATTGA